Proteins encoded by one window of Methanobacterium sp. CWC-01:
- a CDS encoding UbiA family prenyltransferase, whose translation MKNNVLLTLLKSTRISWASKNVHMYLLALTYAYFANQPINNPLLILGGLLLVSLFWGGLYTLNDLTDLEVDQRDSFKKNRAFIQNKVDEKWIVLFVVIILATVFILSMVFMPVSFTLILILMLLNQIIYTLPPIRLKETSLAPLSSTATNSVLRLASCAVLLGNIYIVPLGVYIFMFIAGMATYLMYKSRPRDASIVGVLCVLVLIYLIYSGEMNLIQFLVALVPSIVAGIPLYLSLFTNQGKMLKLADILYHQIALGFFLICILIIIF comes from the coding sequence ATGAAAAATAATGTCCTTTTAACCCTTCTCAAATCCACCCGGATAAGCTGGGCTTCAAAGAATGTGCACATGTACTTACTGGCACTTACTTACGCTTATTTTGCCAATCAACCCATAAACAATCCCCTGCTAATATTAGGGGGTCTACTTTTGGTATCATTATTCTGGGGGGGCCTTTACACCCTTAATGACCTAACTGATCTTGAAGTGGACCAAAGGGATAGCTTCAAAAAAAACAGGGCATTTATACAGAATAAAGTGGATGAAAAATGGATAGTACTGTTTGTAGTTATCATACTGGCCACGGTCTTCATTTTGTCCATGGTCTTTATGCCAGTTTCCTTTACCCTGATTCTAATATTGATGTTGTTAAATCAAATAATCTATACCCTGCCCCCGATAAGGTTAAAAGAAACTTCTCTTGCTCCCTTATCCAGTACAGCCACTAACTCTGTTTTGAGACTGGCCTCCTGTGCAGTTTTGCTAGGCAACATTTATATCGTACCCCTGGGTGTGTATATTTTCATGTTCATTGCCGGGATGGCTACTTACCTCATGTACAAATCCAGACCGAGGGATGCAAGTATTGTGGGAGTGTTATGTGTATTGGTGCTGATTTATTTAATCTATTCCGGGGAAATGAATTTAATACAATTCCTGGTGGCACTGGTTCCATCCATTGTGGCTGGAATACCCCTATACCTATCACTGTTTACCAATCAGGGAAAAATGCTCAAACTGGCTGATATTTTATACCACCAGATCGCACTGGGATTCTTCCTAATATGCATTCTGATTATTATTTTTTAA
- a CDS encoding dTDP-4-dehydrorhamnose 3,5-epimerase family protein: protein MIYKNKDLMDVPGVKGSYISGVEIKDLKKIPDERGSIYHMLRADDEIFKDFGEIYFSKVYPDVIKGWHLHQEMILNYAVIHGMIKLVLYDDRDDSVTHGNIMEIFMGEENYILVEVPPLIWNGFKGIGNFPAIVANCASIPHSPDEILRKNPFSEDIGYNWDLKHE, encoded by the coding sequence ATGATTTATAAAAATAAAGATTTAATGGATGTTCCTGGTGTAAAGGGAAGTTATATCTCTGGAGTTGAAATAAAAGACTTGAAAAAGATTCCAGATGAACGAGGTAGCATTTATCACATGTTAAGGGCCGATGATGAAATTTTCAAGGATTTTGGCGAGATCTATTTTTCAAAAGTGTATCCCGACGTGATTAAAGGATGGCATCTACACCAAGAGATGATACTGAACTATGCGGTTATTCATGGGATGATTAAACTGGTTCTTTATGATGATCGAGATGATTCTGTTACCCATGGGAATATAATGGAGATTTTTATGGGTGAAGAGAATTATATCCTGGTGGAAGTGCCTCCCCTCATATGGAACGGTTTTAAAGGAATAGGAAACTTTCCTGCGATTGTGGCTAATTGTGCGTCTATACCCCATTCTCCAGATGAGATATTAAGAAAAAATCCTTTTTCTGAAGATATTGGCTATAACTGGGATTTAAAGCATGAATAA
- a CDS encoding DUF362 domain-containing protein, with protein MIVKEWCMYCGECAGVCPRNLIEVRELSLRFNEEGCKECQICIQICPVDALKK; from the coding sequence ATGATTGTTAAGGAATGGTGTATGTACTGTGGGGAGTGTGCTGGAGTATGCCCTCGCAACCTCATCGAAGTGAGAGAATTAAGTTTAAGATTTAACGAGGAAGGATGCAAAGAATGTCAGATCTGCATCCAGATATGTCCAGTGGACGCCCTAAAAAAGTAA
- a CDS encoding histidine kinase dimerization/phosphoacceptor domain -containing protein yields MESGELFELIFNSIPDAITIINCDHKVVRVNRSMANSMGMEPEDLIGKSCYEVVHGTSCPINTCPHVMLMHDEEEHSAEVHEENLGGFFMITTTPLYDNGGNVMGSVHVARDITERKIMEEQLEQALEDKDILMKEIHHRVKNNLMIMASLLNMQSRYIEDEVAKDIFKDSQSRAKTMALIHEKLYQSKELKKLDAQDYMESLARDIYHAYIKDPQRIQLDLEVEQHMLDINTVIPLGLILNEILTNTFKYAFPGDSEGVVNVRFKGKENKQFLLEVADDGIGLPPDFPDKKTDSLGMRLIHSLTEQIMGELEINSDHGTQIRVKFQELKYPKK; encoded by the coding sequence TTGGAGTCAGGAGAATTATTTGAACTAATTTTCAACTCCATCCCAGATGCCATAACCATCATTAACTGCGACCACAAGGTAGTCAGGGTTAATAGGAGCATGGCCAATTCCATGGGGATGGAACCAGAAGATTTAATTGGTAAAAGTTGTTATGAGGTCGTTCACGGCACCTCATGCCCCATCAACACCTGCCCGCATGTCATGCTCATGCATGATGAAGAGGAACACTCTGCAGAGGTGCACGAAGAAAATTTAGGCGGATTCTTCATGATTACCACCACTCCCCTCTATGATAACGGCGGTAATGTGATGGGAAGTGTGCATGTGGCCCGAGACATTACTGAACGAAAGATAATGGAGGAACAGTTAGAACAGGCCCTGGAAGATAAGGATATCCTCATGAAAGAGATTCATCATCGGGTTAAGAATAATTTGATGATCATGGCCAGCCTGCTAAATATGCAGTCCAGATACATTGAAGATGAAGTGGCCAAGGATATTTTTAAGGACAGCCAGAGTCGTGCCAAAACCATGGCCCTTATTCACGAAAAACTATACCAATCCAAGGAACTTAAGAAGCTGGATGCGCAGGATTACATGGAAAGCTTGGCCAGGGATATTTATCATGCTTATATTAAGGACCCCCAGAGGATCCAGCTAGACTTAGAAGTGGAACAGCATATGCTGGACATCAACACCGTTATCCCCCTGGGATTAATCCTTAACGAAATACTGACCAACACCTTCAAATACGCCTTTCCTGGAGACTCTGAGGGTGTTGTGAACGTTAGATTTAAAGGGAAAGAAAACAAACAATTTTTATTAGAGGTGGCTGATGACGGGATAGGTTTACCTCCAGACTTCCCTGATAAAAAAACCGATTCTTTAGGTATGCGTCTGATACATAGCCTGACCGAACAAATTATGGGTGAATTAGAGATTAATTCCGACCACGGCACCCAGATACGTGTCAAATTCCAGGAGTTAAAGTACCCAAAAAAATAA
- a CDS encoding TIGR04165 family Cys-rich peptide, with translation MKLGKIDEKCPKCGCKDKTIQRKLDPIHHAHGSTRALVCSECGYVFKKGEEE, from the coding sequence ATGAAACTAGGTAAAATCGATGAAAAATGCCCTAAATGCGGCTGTAAGGACAAAACCATCCAGAGAAAACTGGATCCCATTCACCATGCCCATGGATCCACACGAGCATTGGTTTGCAGTGAATGCGGTTACGTGTTTAAAAAAGGTGAAGAAGAGTAG
- a CDS encoding SOUL family heme-binding protein, translating into MTESPAYLLESKEDNFEIRRYPDYLLAQVDVEADFDGAIGIGFSILANYIFGANKKRSSIPMTTPVSMEKIPGSEKIPMAAPVTQEVPSERINMAVPVTEEKQEDNIHRISFTMPQNYTLETLPEPNNHRIIFKEIKNQRVAVLRFSGRVKEKMVYGKIDKLREWLNEKGISPQSNFIVAQYNHPAVPGFLRRNEIIVEI; encoded by the coding sequence ATGACCGAAAGCCCAGCCTATCTTCTGGAATCGAAGGAAGATAATTTTGAAATAAGGAGATATCCTGATTACCTACTCGCTCAAGTGGATGTGGAAGCCGATTTTGATGGTGCTATAGGTATTGGATTCTCAATACTGGCTAATTATATTTTTGGGGCTAATAAAAAGCGATCCAGCATCCCCATGACCACTCCAGTTTCTATGGAGAAGATTCCCGGGTCGGAGAAAATTCCCATGGCAGCTCCTGTCACTCAGGAGGTGCCTTCTGAAAGGATAAACATGGCTGTTCCGGTGACTGAGGAAAAACAGGAAGACAACATTCATCGTATTTCTTTTACTATGCCTCAAAATTACACCCTGGAAACTTTACCCGAACCCAACAACCATAGAATAATATTTAAAGAAATCAAAAATCAACGTGTAGCTGTCTTGAGGTTCTCAGGCCGTGTAAAAGAAAAAATGGTTTATGGAAAAATTGATAAACTCCGTGAATGGCTGAATGAAAAAGGTATCAGTCCCCAATCAAATTTTATAGTTGCTCAATACAATCACCCAGCGGTTCCTGGCTTTTTAAGACGAAATGAGATCATAGTGGAGATATGA
- the heR gene encoding heliorhodopsin HeR: MDNDVRRELIEKSPITYSGLRKLNIGAGTLHFIQGLMMLALGVLITWNRDIYTFYLKFKIISLAPPTFQVLPDPQVAFTITYLGVILASFLLISAVAHYVIAFVRNKQYNENLKKGMNPYRWYEYALSSSIMLVILATFVGVWDLWSLVMIFVLNAMMIMFGYLMEKINQYPKKTDWSPYLLGCISGFTPWIVIAAYFVAALGSGETEPPTFVYLALVLYFIMFNTFSINMILQYKGIGKWKDYLYGERVYIILSLVAKTILAWLVFIGIYAPF, encoded by the coding sequence ATGGACAACGATGTTAGGAGAGAATTAATTGAAAAGTCTCCCATAACCTATTCTGGTTTGAGGAAACTAAATATAGGCGCAGGGACCCTGCACTTTATCCAGGGACTCATGATGTTAGCCTTGGGCGTTTTAATAACCTGGAATCGGGATATCTATACCTTCTATCTGAAGTTTAAGATAATTTCCCTAGCACCACCCACCTTCCAAGTGTTACCCGACCCTCAAGTAGCATTCACCATAACTTATCTAGGTGTGATATTAGCATCATTCCTACTGATCTCAGCAGTTGCACACTACGTCATTGCTTTTGTAAGGAACAAACAGTACAACGAAAACCTGAAAAAAGGGATGAACCCTTACCGCTGGTATGAATATGCCCTTTCCAGTTCCATTATGCTGGTAATTCTGGCTACCTTCGTGGGTGTGTGGGATTTATGGTCTCTGGTGATGATCTTCGTCTTAAACGCCATGATGATCATGTTTGGATACCTGATGGAGAAGATCAATCAGTATCCTAAAAAAACCGACTGGTCACCATACCTTCTGGGTTGTATCTCCGGATTTACTCCGTGGATCGTGATAGCAGCCTATTTTGTAGCTGCGCTTGGGTCCGGAGAAACTGAACCGCCAACATTTGTATATCTAGCCCTTGTTCTGTACTTTATCATGTTCAACACCTTCTCTATTAACATGATTCTCCAGTACAAGGGTATTGGCAAATGGAAGGACTATCTGTACGGAGAAAGAGTGTATATAATACTCAGTTTGGTAGCTAAAACCATTCTGGCCTGGCTGGTATTCATTGGGATATATGCACCATTCTAA
- a CDS encoding TIGR04083 family peptide-modifying radical SAM enzyme gives MYHVMLVPTLNCPSNCSYCWGSKDNAGVMDIEIIKKVVEWLEDYREDPVHFTFHGGEPLLAGYDFYKEALPLLKEGLGDRGAGFSLQSNLWLLTDELAQLFRDYGVAVSSSLDGPEDINELQRGKGYFDKTMKGYEIALRNDLPVNFICTFTSYSKDLVDEIFEYFLECGFNLKLHPALPSLRGDNSDPWAISPEEYGKLLKILLDKYLSHLDDIEIVDFDHFCKSYFIRKGTVCVLADCLGNTLAVDFEGNIYPCYRFVEMPDYVMGNVRDKPRVEDLQQSEAWKVIQSFMDLVDESCKKCRFIKMCRGGCPYNALKADGGHIKNVDPQCTAYKMIFEDINKRATKEMMANMMPSDPSLKSGKRGGIMSLMIK, from the coding sequence ATGTACCACGTTATGTTAGTACCCACCCTTAACTGTCCTTCTAATTGCAGCTACTGCTGGGGTTCTAAGGATAATGCAGGAGTAATGGATATTGAGATTATTAAAAAAGTGGTTGAATGGCTTGAAGATTACCGAGAAGACCCCGTGCATTTTACGTTTCATGGAGGGGAGCCTCTCCTTGCTGGTTACGATTTCTATAAAGAAGCCCTACCCCTGTTAAAGGAAGGTTTAGGTGACCGTGGAGCTGGTTTCTCTCTTCAAAGTAATCTCTGGCTCCTTACAGATGAACTGGCCCAGTTATTTCGGGATTATGGTGTAGCGGTTAGTTCCAGCCTGGATGGTCCTGAAGACATTAATGAACTACAAAGGGGCAAAGGGTATTTTGATAAAACTATGAAAGGCTACGAAATTGCCCTAAGAAACGATCTTCCAGTTAACTTCATCTGTACGTTCACTTCCTACTCTAAGGACCTTGTTGATGAGATTTTTGAATATTTTTTAGAATGTGGATTTAATCTCAAGTTACACCCCGCCCTACCTTCTTTAAGAGGAGATAACTCTGATCCATGGGCTATTTCTCCTGAAGAGTATGGTAAACTCTTAAAAATTTTACTTGATAAGTACCTATCCCATCTGGATGATATTGAAATAGTGGACTTTGATCACTTTTGTAAAAGTTACTTCATCAGAAAAGGCACCGTGTGCGTGCTGGCAGATTGTCTGGGAAACACCCTGGCTGTTGATTTTGAGGGGAACATCTATCCCTGCTATCGTTTCGTAGAGATGCCTGATTATGTGATGGGTAACGTTCGCGACAAACCCCGTGTGGAAGATCTGCAACAATCTGAAGCTTGGAAGGTTATTCAAAGTTTCATGGACCTAGTGGACGAAAGTTGTAAGAAGTGTCGTTTCATTAAGATGTGTCGTGGTGGTTGCCCCTATAACGCATTGAAAGCAGATGGAGGCCATATAAAGAACGTTGACCCCCAATGCACGGCCTATAAGATGATATTTGAAGATATCAACAAGCGAGCCACTAAAGAGATGATGGCCAATATGATGCCATCTGATCCATCCTTAAAGTCAGGTAAAAGAGGTGGAATAATGTCCCTTATGATCAAATAG
- a CDS encoding AIM24 family protein, with the protein MFCPNCGTEVNDGKFCPNCGETLNVTQETPSEPVQEIMASTSKYTVSQFMNTTMQKDVGLETFELENGYLLDVNLNGRVWAKKGAMVAYTGDVSFHREGTLEHGLGKFVKKAMTGEATTMMKIDGTGHVYLADMGKKIIVLKLENDKIYVNGNDVLAFEDEIDWDIKMMTKSSSVMSGGLFNIRLQGNGMVAITTHFTPLTLRVTPDNPVMTDPQATVAWSGGLKPELKSNVDFKTLIGKSSGETYQMKFKGEGFVIVQPFEEYRKE; encoded by the coding sequence ATGTTCTGTCCTAACTGTGGAACCGAAGTAAATGATGGTAAATTTTGTCCGAATTGTGGTGAAACCCTTAATGTAACCCAGGAAACGCCTTCTGAACCTGTTCAAGAAATCATGGCTAGCACAAGTAAATATACGGTTAGCCAATTTATGAATACCACCATGCAGAAGGATGTTGGATTAGAAACCTTCGAATTAGAAAATGGATACCTCCTGGATGTAAACCTGAATGGTCGAGTATGGGCTAAGAAGGGTGCCATGGTAGCCTATACTGGTGATGTTAGTTTCCACAGGGAGGGGACTCTGGAACATGGGTTGGGAAAGTTCGTAAAGAAGGCTATGACCGGCGAAGCAACCACCATGATGAAAATAGATGGAACCGGCCATGTGTACTTGGCAGATATGGGTAAGAAGATAATTGTATTGAAACTTGAAAATGACAAGATCTACGTTAATGGTAACGATGTACTGGCATTCGAGGATGAAATTGACTGGGATATCAAGATGATGACCAAAAGTTCCAGTGTGATGTCGGGTGGCCTATTCAACATACGATTGCAGGGTAATGGAATGGTGGCCATAACCACCCACTTCACACCACTGACTCTGCGGGTAACTCCTGATAATCCGGTAATGACCGATCCACAGGCCACCGTAGCCTGGTCTGGAGGATTAAAGCCAGAACTTAAAAGCAATGTGGACTTCAAGACTTTAATTGGAAAAAGCAGTGGCGAAACGTACCAGATGAAGTTTAAGGGCGAAGGATTTGTAATAGTACAACCATTCGAAGAATATCGAAAGGAATAG
- a CDS encoding thiamine pyrophosphate-dependent enzyme yields the protein MARYRCTVCNYILDEEREGVKFEDLPENWRCPVCNSPLSTFVLLSAKIEYKDVDSTVSEVMVDQMAEWGIQYVFGIPGTSSLGVVDAIRQEDRIKYIQVRHEQTAAMMASAYGKLTGHLAACLTVAGPGATNLATGLYDAKLDHAPVLAITGMVQRQLMGPGSFQEIDQHSFFEPLTVFNKILMSPEQTINLVTLGIKHALLEGGVSHIGMPNDVQKEPFRARPVPFEGSFPNNAVSQPMFLVLQAAQAINKAEKPVILSGFGAMGQGEVLAKFAEKIDAPITTTFRGKGVIDEDHDLYVGSHGTIGSTASTVLMDDCDLLIVIGSSFSDMTQIPPKKTVQIDLNPLMIARQYPVEVGLLGNSAEILPQLLGMVQEKERPLYREEIKNLKQEWLDLLEEEADGTLTPVRPQYIIKVLNEELAEDAIITLDTGENGWWFGRNFWMKKTQKMLMSGYLGTMGFGLPAALAAQLVYPDRQVVCITGDGGFSMVMADFLTAVKYELPVKLFLMNNHQLAMIMQEQKVENYPNWQTQLYNPDFASYARECGGTGINVKDPDKLRTAVSEALDTEGPVLVDIETDPRRFIQAL from the coding sequence ATGGCCAGGTACAGGTGCACGGTATGTAACTACATCTTGGATGAAGAACGGGAAGGAGTTAAATTTGAAGATTTGCCCGAGAACTGGCGATGCCCGGTTTGTAATTCGCCGCTATCAACCTTCGTGCTTTTGAGTGCCAAGATAGAATATAAAGATGTTGATTCCACTGTTTCAGAAGTGATGGTGGATCAGATGGCAGAATGGGGTATTCAATACGTGTTTGGAATCCCCGGTACCTCCTCACTGGGTGTGGTGGACGCTATCCGGCAAGAAGACCGGATTAAATACATACAGGTGCGTCATGAACAGACGGCAGCCATGATGGCTTCTGCCTATGGTAAATTAACCGGACACCTGGCTGCTTGTTTAACGGTCGCTGGTCCCGGGGCCACTAATCTGGCCACCGGCCTCTACGATGCGAAATTAGACCATGCTCCGGTGCTGGCCATCACCGGGATGGTGCAAAGACAACTCATGGGTCCTGGTTCTTTTCAGGAAATAGACCAGCATTCATTCTTTGAACCTCTCACAGTCTTCAACAAAATCTTAATGTCTCCTGAACAGACCATTAACCTGGTTACTCTGGGAATTAAACATGCCCTCCTGGAGGGGGGTGTTTCTCACATTGGTATGCCTAACGATGTGCAGAAGGAACCATTCCGGGCCCGTCCTGTTCCATTCGAAGGAAGTTTCCCTAACAACGCCGTATCCCAACCAATGTTCCTGGTTCTGCAAGCAGCCCAGGCCATTAACAAAGCTGAAAAACCAGTTATACTATCTGGTTTCGGTGCTATGGGTCAGGGAGAGGTCCTTGCAAAATTTGCGGAGAAAATAGATGCCCCCATAACCACCACTTTCCGTGGTAAGGGAGTTATTGATGAAGATCATGACCTCTACGTGGGTAGCCATGGAACTATAGGCTCCACAGCATCCACGGTTCTGATGGACGATTGCGACCTTCTCATAGTAATTGGCTCCTCCTTCTCAGATATGACCCAGATACCCCCTAAAAAGACGGTGCAGATCGATCTGAACCCCCTGATGATCGCCCGGCAATATCCAGTTGAAGTGGGGCTTCTGGGTAACAGTGCCGAAATCCTCCCCCAGCTATTGGGCATGGTCCAGGAAAAAGAGCGTCCTCTGTACCGGGAAGAAATCAAAAACTTAAAACAGGAGTGGCTGGACCTCCTGGAGGAAGAGGCAGATGGTACTCTAACTCCAGTTAGGCCGCAGTACATCATAAAAGTCCTAAACGAAGAATTGGCCGAGGATGCTATCATTACCCTGGATACGGGTGAGAATGGATGGTGGTTTGGTCGAAACTTCTGGATGAAAAAAACCCAGAAGATGTTGATGTCCGGCTATCTAGGCACCATGGGATTCGGACTCCCTGCTGCTCTGGCAGCCCAGTTGGTCTATCCTGATAGACAAGTGGTCTGTATAACTGGTGATGGTGGTTTTTCCATGGTGATGGCCGATTTTCTCACCGCAGTGAAGTATGAACTTCCGGTGAAACTATTCCTGATGAACAACCACCAGCTGGCCATGATCATGCAGGAACAGAAGGTTGAGAACTATCCTAACTGGCAAACCCAACTTTATAACCCTGATTTTGCCAGTTACGCCCGAGAATGTGGGGGAACAGGAATCAATGTTAAAGATCCTGATAAACTTAGAACCGCCGTTTCTGAGGCCCTGGATACAGAAGGGCCGGTGCTAGTGGATATTGAAACCGACCCCCGAAGGTTCATTCAAGCATTGTAA
- a CDS encoding FMN-binding glutamate synthase family protein, translating to MVQDAQEIRSKIEDTPENRAKCHCPLCPSYPHECDGEILYCGLGASKTDINTSGCICDTCAIYYEYGLKGIYHCDKVEAGRSKTLIRKISKRESTISYQEMVDIKDKSAGMEMVASMGSQKELPFKLDDLHFIPAQLSRIPVNAEETVDTTVVIGPEAKKPFKVASPILISGMSFGAVSRNVRIIIGQTATELGLGFNSGEGGVLEEENQFSDYMIVQYSTGRFGLEEGLMKNAAAIEIRFGQGAYPGKGSFLPADKITAEVARIRGLERGESAYSPAHHPDINNPQELEEKIAGLKDLTGGSPVGAKIGCGNVEDDVKILAEAGVDFIALDGFGGGTGATAAYVRDNVGIPIIAALPRAYKALLKMGLKDQVSLIAGGGLRNSADFTKCLALGADAVYLGTAALIAMNCEQYRVCHSGLCPTGVTTQNPQLIKQLNLDEGIEKLKNFLTISNKEIATLVRVVGKNNVSDLDHTDLVCNTLDLARLTGLIWLNGKHP from the coding sequence GTGGTTCAGGATGCTCAAGAAATAAGGAGTAAGATAGAAGATACCCCTGAAAATCGGGCCAAATGTCACTGTCCACTTTGTCCCAGCTATCCCCATGAATGTGATGGGGAAATACTGTACTGTGGTTTAGGGGCCAGTAAAACTGATATAAATACAAGTGGCTGCATATGCGATACCTGCGCCATTTATTATGAGTATGGGCTTAAGGGAATTTATCACTGCGATAAAGTGGAAGCAGGACGGAGTAAAACACTTATTCGTAAGATTTCTAAGAGAGAAAGCACCATTTCTTACCAGGAAATGGTGGATATTAAAGATAAGAGTGCAGGTATGGAGATGGTGGCATCCATGGGGTCCCAGAAGGAACTGCCATTTAAACTTGACGATTTGCATTTCATACCAGCCCAGTTATCCCGGATTCCGGTAAATGCGGAAGAAACAGTAGATACCACAGTTGTCATCGGACCTGAGGCAAAAAAGCCATTTAAAGTGGCATCACCCATCTTAATATCGGGTATGAGTTTTGGAGCCGTTTCCAGGAATGTTAGAATTATTATTGGACAGACTGCCACGGAATTGGGTTTGGGATTCAACTCCGGCGAGGGTGGTGTTTTAGAAGAGGAGAACCAGTTTTCTGATTACATGATAGTCCAGTACTCCACCGGAAGATTCGGTCTGGAGGAGGGATTAATGAAAAATGCAGCAGCCATTGAAATCCGATTTGGTCAGGGTGCCTACCCCGGTAAGGGTAGTTTTCTACCAGCAGATAAGATCACCGCAGAAGTGGCCCGTATCCGAGGTCTAGAACGTGGTGAATCTGCATATTCTCCCGCTCATCATCCTGACATTAATAACCCTCAGGAACTGGAAGAAAAAATAGCCGGGCTCAAGGATCTAACCGGCGGATCCCCAGTTGGTGCCAAGATAGGTTGTGGTAACGTTGAAGATGATGTTAAAATTTTGGCAGAGGCTGGAGTTGATTTTATTGCTCTTGACGGTTTTGGAGGAGGAACTGGAGCCACAGCAGCTTACGTCAGAGACAATGTAGGTATTCCCATTATTGCCGCCCTTCCCCGGGCGTACAAGGCCCTGTTGAAAATGGGATTAAAGGACCAAGTCTCTTTAATAGCTGGGGGTGGGTTGCGCAATTCTGCTGACTTTACTAAATGTCTGGCACTGGGCGCTGACGCCGTGTATCTGGGTACCGCTGCTCTTATTGCCATGAATTGTGAGCAATATCGTGTTTGTCATAGTGGTCTGTGTCCTACCGGGGTGACCACCCAGAATCCTCAACTAATAAAACAGTTGAACCTGGATGAAGGTATCGAAAAACTCAAAAACTTCCTTACAATATCCAATAAGGAAATAGCCACCTTAGTACGTGTGGTGGGTAAAAATAATGTTTCTGACTTGGATCATACTGATCTGGTCTGCAACACCCTTGATCTGGCCCGGCTCACTGGGCTTATATGGTTAAATGGAAAACATCCTTAA
- a CDS encoding NAD(P)/FAD-dependent oxidoreductase, which yields MLVVDVLVIGAGPAGSSAAKHAALNGAEVLMIDKKSEIGSPKRCAEGVSKEGLKELGIKPNSRWITKELSGIRMVSPNGTDVVLDEGKVKLPEAGYILERKVFDKFMAMDAARAGAQIMVKTLATGLVRDGDRVIVSAEHMGHEFEIQAKILIAADGPESRVGRWAGLKTGTKPKNMESCAQFEMVNVEMAEPDCIEFHFGSVAPGGYAWIFPKGNDIANVGLGILNTLTEKTAYQHLLEFVDNNPATQNAQPVELNIGGDPVGGVIKDLVADNALVVGDAAGMVNPLTGGGITSGMTGGRIAGEIAAKAIKNGSWSAKDLKEYKSRCQKEVGESFKKYLKTKEYMLSLSDDELDSIAEAFQETDFDVINTSELIKKLVKVSPKALLKLGKLF from the coding sequence ATGTTAGTAGTTGATGTCCTGGTAATCGGAGCCGGTCCTGCCGGCTCATCTGCAGCCAAGCACGCCGCTTTAAACGGGGCGGAAGTGCTCATGATCGATAAAAAATCCGAAATTGGAAGCCCTAAACGTTGCGCCGAGGGAGTTTCCAAGGAAGGCCTTAAAGAACTGGGAATAAAACCAAACTCCCGCTGGATAACCAAGGAACTGAGTGGGATTCGTATGGTCTCACCTAACGGTACCGACGTGGTCCTGGATGAAGGCAAGGTTAAACTTCCCGAAGCAGGTTACATCCTGGAAAGAAAAGTCTTCGACAAATTCATGGCTATGGATGCTGCCCGGGCCGGGGCGCAGATTATGGTCAAAACTCTGGCCACCGGATTGGTAAGAGATGGAGATCGGGTTATAGTGTCAGCCGAACACATGGGTCACGAGTTTGAAATTCAGGCCAAGATCCTAATTGCTGCTGACGGTCCTGAATCAAGAGTAGGTCGTTGGGCTGGGCTTAAAACTGGTACCAAACCCAAGAACATGGAATCATGTGCCCAATTTGAAATGGTAAACGTGGAGATGGCAGAACCAGACTGTATCGAATTTCACTTTGGTAGTGTGGCCCCCGGAGGTTATGCCTGGATATTCCCCAAAGGGAATGACATAGCCAACGTGGGTTTGGGGATTTTAAACACCCTCACTGAGAAAACAGCCTACCAACACCTCTTAGAGTTTGTAGATAACAACCCTGCCACCCAGAATGCTCAGCCAGTGGAATTGAACATTGGCGGTGATCCGGTGGGTGGAGTAATCAAGGACCTGGTGGCTGATAATGCCCTGGTGGTGGGAGACGCGGCAGGAATGGTAAACCCTCTCACTGGTGGAGGAATTACCAGTGGAATGACCGGCGGACGAATAGCCGGAGAAATAGCTGCAAAGGCTATTAAAAACGGATCCTGGTCTGCCAAGGACTTAAAGGAGTATAAAAGCCGTTGCCAAAAAGAAGTTGGAGAATCCTTTAAGAAGTACCTTAAGACCAAGGAATACATGTTAAGCCTGTCCGATGATGAGTTGGACTCCATCGCAGAAGCTTTCCAGGAAACGGACTTTGACGTTATAAACACTAGCGAACTCATAAAAAAATTGGTTAAAGTCTCCCCTAAGGCTCTTTTAAAGTTGGGAAAGCTATTCTAG